In the Pseudoliparis swirei isolate HS2019 ecotype Mariana Trench chromosome 19, NWPU_hadal_v1, whole genome shotgun sequence genome, one interval contains:
- the hs3st1 gene encoding heparan sulfate glucosamine 3-O-sulfotransferase 1, producing the protein MAAVLLGLLLFAMQSPPVPSRPTADEGPPPPPTLLPTDNRTAGHPNGTFQQLPQILIIGVRKGGTRALIEMLSLHSSVAAAQNEVHFFDWESHFQKGLPWYLSQMPYALPDQLTVEKTPAYFTSSKVPKRIHQVNPDIKLLLILRDPTERVLSDYTQVFYNRLQKHKRYQPIESVLVKDGEINLGYKALNRSLYCVHMQNWLQYFPLESIHVVDGDELIRDPFPEMIKVERFLKLEPQINASNFYFNKTKGFYCLRDHGRERCLHDSKGRAHPHVAPAILQKLYQFFQEPNKKFFELVGRTFNWK; encoded by the coding sequence ATGGCAGCCGTACTCCTCGGGCTGCTGCTCTTTGCGATGCAGTCTCCCCCCGTCCCCTCCAGGCCCACGGCCGACGAGgggccacctccacctcccaccTTGTTGCCCACCGACAACAGGACCGCCGGCCACCCGAACGGCACCTTCCAACAGCTTCCTCAAATCCTAATTATTGGCGTGAGGAAGGGGGGCACGCGGGCTCTGATAGAGATGCTCAGTCTGCACAGTTCAGTGGCGGCGGCTCAGAACGAGGTGCACTTCTTCGACTGGGAGAGTCACTTCCAGAAGGGCTTGCCTTGGTACCTCAGCCAGATGCCCTACGCCTTGCCAGACCAGCTGACGGTGGAGAAGACGCCAGCCTACTTCACCTCCAGCAAAGTCCCCAAGCGCATCCATCAGGTGAACCCTGACATCAAGCTGCTGCTCATCCTCAGAGACCCCACGGAGCGGGTGCTGTCGGACTACACCCAGGTCTTTTACAACCGGCTGCAGAAGCACAAGCGCTACCAGCCCATCGAGTCCGTTCTCGTGAAGGACGGCGAGATCAACCTGGGATACAAGGCGCTCAATCGCAGCCTGTACTGCGTCCATATGCAGAACTGGCTGCAGTACTTCCCACTGGAGAGCATCCACGTGGTGGATGGGGATGAGTTGATCAGGGACCCTTTCCCCGAGATGATAAAGGTGGAGAGATTCTTAAAACTGGAGCCTCAGATAAACGCTTCCAATTTTTActtcaataaaacaaaaggaTTCTACTGTTTGAGAGACCACGGGCGAGAACGGTGTTTACACGATTCAAAGGGCAGGGCTCACCCTCATGTGGCGCCGGCCATCCTGCAAAAACTCTACCAGTTCTTTCAGGAACCCAACAAGAAGTTCTTTGAGCTGGTGGGCCGAACGTTCAACTGGAAATGA